The Brassica rapa cultivar Chiifu-401-42 chromosome A10, CAAS_Brap_v3.01, whole genome shotgun sequence genome segment TCTGGGATGACCTTTTGGAGACCGCAGTCCGCGCGGGCCTGACCCGCCGTGACCCGCAAGAAGATGAGTCCGCTGCGGTACGGGACGGAACGGGACGGATCAACCTGTTTGACATCTCTAGTTTGGATATacctaaaccaaaccaaaatccgAACTAGGATccgaaaatatccaaaattagttaaatatgttaatatttttatatatgtttaggtattttagatattttatagtattccaaatattttggtagtttgttttatttttcttattttggttaattttgatagtttaactaatttttaattagatttgtgaataatttatataattaaattttttttttcaggtttaaaaaaaataattttggatGATTTCATACATTTGTATACAATCGGAACTGATTCCGtaaagaaccaaaccaaacttgacccaataattaataaaatcctAATAAGACTTATGAATATAAtatcaaaaatctaaaaacccAAATCAATCGAACCGAAACCTACGCCCCTAAACGTCCAGGTCTAATAGAGGCTAAAACAGTTTTAATCAAGTTATTAGGCTAAAAAGGTTTTAATCaagttatattttaatgttgaaatataattaaaagaaaacccaggagaataaaaaaaaaaattagaaaaggtTTCGTTACGAGTCTGCCGTGGGTTAGAAAACAAATTGAGCTTTACGACACGACACAACACACAGAAAGTGCCTAAAAGAGAAGTCAGAAACGCAACACCGAAAGAGAGAAAGGGAACAAATTCTCTCTTTCCCTTTTTTCATCTTTTAGTTTAATCTTTCCCGCTCTCTCTATTTCTTCCTCAATCACCTCTACCTTCCCGATTCATTCCCCGCCGCGTTAACCACCAGGTCTCATTCCCTCTCTCTCGGTCTCCATCCATTGTATGATCTCTGATGTTTTGACTGTTCCTCAAACTTGATTTGCTGGGTTTTATAATCCAACTGATTTCTCTTTTGCTGTCTGAATAAGTTACGGTCTTGAATTTCCTAAAGTTATAGCCTTTTTTGTATATTCGGACCAACCCTTGTCTGCAAAGTCTTCGACTTTCCAGTCTGTAAGATTCTTTAATTTACGCTAAATATATTCTCTCTTGTTTTGGCTCTGAACAAATTTGCTGAATCTAATTCAAAGCTGTCAGTTTTAAGAAGTCTTGCTTTTGTGCCCTGATGTGGATTCTcttgttttcttaaattttattggCCCTGTTTGCTTTTTGTTTGTGCAGTATACAAGAGGCTGGAGCTGGGGAAGAAGAAAAGGATTGTCTATGGAGGGAGACGGCGTAAAAGGTTTGGTATGCCAGAAGATTATGGATGGGAATGCGAGTAATGGGAATGGTGTGGAGAAGACTGTACCTTCTTGTTGCCTCAAGGCCATGTCTTGCTTACCAGAGGAAGATGCTAAGTGCCACTCCACTGTTGTCTCTGGATGGTTCTCCGAACCTCCTCACCTTCGCTCTGGTCTCTTTACTTTGTTATTTTCTTCTCTATTTTTTCACAACATATGTCTTATTTTtggacttcttttttttggtattttggatGCAGGGAAAAGAGGCAAAGCAGTGTATTTCAATAACCCTATGTGGCCAGGTAGGTCACTGATCTCTTAATAGACTTGTTCCTTTTCAGTATCTTTTGCTACCTTAAGATTGTCTTTGTTTGAGGTTTTTGATGTGTTTATTATATTCTAACCTGATGTGCCTAGGAGTGGTTGTACATGTGACTTATGCAGTTATGCTGTGTTGATTGTAGGAGAAGCACACTCACTGAAAGTTGAGAAAGTTCTATTCAAAGACAAGTCAGACTATCAGGAAGTCCTAGTGTTTGAGGTTTGAGCTAGATTTTCTCCTTCTTATCATCTTCGGAATTCGTCAGTTTCGAACTGTGCTGATTTGTTTATGCTTTAGGATAAGTTAAGCTCATATTTGTTCTTGCAGTCAGCTACCTATGGGAAAGTGCTTGTTCTAGATGGTATTCTACAGCTGACTGAAAAAGATGAATTTGCATATCAGGAGATGATAGCCCATCTACCTCTATGCTCCACACCTTCACCTAAAAACGTAATTTCTCTCACCTTCAAAGTTTAGCCTTTGCGTGCCTATATCTCGTGTCCTCTTGCAAGTAATTGAATTAAAAAGTATTTACAGTTTGTGATGATTACTCCTTTTTTTGATGAACCTGATGGGACACAATGCGCTTGCCTGTTTTAGTTCACGTTTGATCTCATGAGATTGATCATTTCGCCAATGCTGATCATCCCCGTACATTAAACATTTATTCAGCTCTCAATTTGTTTAAGGGTTGTATGAATATTTGCAGGTCCTGGTTGTTGGTGGAGGTGATGGTGGTGTTCTCAGGGAGATTTCTCGCCATAGCTCTGTTGAGGTTATTGACATTTGTGAGATTGACAAGATGGTTATAGATGTAAGTATATGGTCTTCCTTTGCTTATCATAAGCATGAACACTTTTAGCTTTGTGCTCTATCTCAGACAACATTTGATTGCTTTGGTCTTGTAGGTGTCTAAGAAATTCTTCCCTGAGTTAGCGGTTGGATTTGAGGATCCTCGTGTTCAACTTCACATTGGTGATGGTAACTAAGCATCTTTCTAACTTTGTCCCAGTTTTTAAAACCTATTTGACATTTGCCCTGTGTTGATATCACTTTCTTGTGGCAGCTGTTGAGTTCCTTCAACAATCCCCAGAAGGGAAGTATGATGCCATTATTGTGGATTCTTCAGATCCTGTTGGTATGATTCTCTTTGGATATCTGAGTAGCAGCTGATGAGTTTTACCTCTCTCTCACGCTTTTTGGCTTCTATACAATATACATAGGTCCTGCTCAGGCGCTAGTTGAGAAGCCTTTCTTTGAAACGTTAGCTAGAGCGTTGAAGCCTGGAGGAGTTCTTTGCAACATGGCGGAAAGCATGTGGCTCCACACTCATCTCATTGAAGACATGATCTCGGTTTGCCGCCAAACATTCAAAAACGTTCAGTATGCCTGGAGCAGCGTCCCAACATATCCAAGGTAACTTGTAGTTTTGCTTCTAATCACGTTTTGTGGCCTCACTAAAAGATAATGTATAATCTTTATTGCAGCGGCGTGATTGGTTTCATCTTGTGCTCTACCGATGGTCCGGCTGTTGACTTCAAGAACCCTATCAATCCCATTGAGAAACTAGACGGTGCCATGACTTATAAGCGAGAAATGAAGTTTTATAACTCTGATGTAAGTTTCTTAATGACCTCTCAATAGATTCACTTGTACAATAATcttaaatctgtttttttttctctctttacaAAACAGATGCACAGAGCAGCTTTCGCTTTGCCCACATTCCTTAGAAGAGAAGTGGCTTCActtctgtcttcttcttcttgacttCTCTATTGCCTTAACAGTTTTATTATATCCAATCATATATAAAACCTCTGTAAAAGAGGAAATAATAACATCATAGGAGGCTTTTTATATCTCTAAACCTCACTccctttaatattttattattaaagacttctatttttatatattggcACTATACGCATATAATCATCACTATTGAAATCCGGTTCAGCTGGTTTCTGAAGTAGTAGCATAGGTGGCATTCGTTCCAGCATCCTCGGTTTACGCACCGAACCGCTCCTTCGTATAGTCCTCAAGATGTTTGCAGCAAACCGTGACGCGTACATCGTAGCACCAAAGCTCGGTGAGCTTCCACAAGCTTGTTTAGCCAAAGCGTCCTGCAACCGGTTCTCTTCTTCTCTAAGAGACTCCTCTAGTCTCTTCTTCACGTGTCTCCTCCAAGCGGCTTGTATGAAGCAAGCAGCCCAAGTCCTCCATTGCTGCGAGTAGAACCTGAAAGTATGTCTCAGCTGTTTGCTGTGGAGACGTCTGAACTGAGACGCCACGAATTTGAGGTTATCTGCTTTGAGTGCGAAGGCTTCGACTTCCACGAGAGCTTGAACGGTTCTTGTTGAGATTGGGAGGTTTGTGGAGGTGTGTGGGTCTAAAGCCCAGGTTAGAAGCTCCTCTCCGCAGAAATCACCAGCTCCAAGATGCTCTGAGTTGAAGAAACCGGTTCTTCCACCGTTTGTTGTCATTGTTAGAAGCTTTCCACGCATTATGAAGAGCATCTCATCTACAGGATCTCCTTCTCTGACGATGTAGCTTTCCTCTGTGTACAGCACAGGTTGCAGACGGTCACATAGAGCATCAAGAAGCTGCTCGTCCATTTGCTCAAACATAGGGACCTGGATAAAGACATCATGATACTTTTAGGAGTGAGTTTAAAGAGAGGAGGAGAtgagttcttttttttagttaCACGCATGACAAGGGCGAGGCAGAGATGGCGTTTAATGTCGCGTCTAAGATCTTTAGGGAGGTTACTAAGGAGATTCTCTTCGTTAACGCCTCTGGTCTCTTGCCATTTGTACTGCTCGTATCGTCGGATTCTTTTCCTTAGATTGTCGGGGAGCAAACGGTGAGACATCCATTGTTCAGCGTCTCTTCTCTTGACTCTCATCTCCTCCAGCCTTGTGGTTGTTGATTGCAGATACGTCTAGTTTACAACAATAACCAATCATTCATTTCGCAAACAACTATATATGGGACAGTTTGATGAAGGTGAGAGAAGCTAACCTGCATGTTCCCGAtcaagaaagagaagagaaccAGTCCGGAGATAGAGATGAAGACAGCGAAACAGTTCTCCCAAATGTATGTACTTGTTTTAAGGTTTTGCCCGAGCGAACTGGATCAAGAAACACACAAGAAAGAAGGAAGACCCAAGAACACTTAATGTTGTGTTTGATCCAAAGACATAATGTAAAACTCAATACCTGAGGTTTTGAAGACCCCACCAGAAACAGTAGAAGAACTTCTGAGGGAAATCATGAGACTCCACTACACCGGACTCAAGTGCGCCAAGGAATATCCCAAACTCGAAACATGTTGCGTTTGGTTTCAGAACCGGACAAGATCCATTCAGGAAAGTGTTGTTTCCATAATGTTCACGTGCACAATACAACGACCGCATATCGCATTTGCTCCTCCCGGCTCTGTTCCAAGCTTGCTTCCAGCACACAGTTTTGCGCTCGATAGAGAAGAGATACCAGAAAGCACCAAACACCTGCGTATTCACCCGTTTTTGATTTTAAATG includes the following:
- the LOC103844792 gene encoding spermine synthase isoform X2, with product MEGDGVKGLVCQKIMDGNASNGNGVEKTVPSCCLKAMSCLPEEDAKCHSTVVSGWFSEPPHLRSGKRGKAVYFNNPMWPGEAHSLKVEKVLFKDKSDYQEVLVFESATYGKVLVLDGILQLTEKDEFAYQEMIAHLPLCSTPSPKNVLVVGGGDGGVLREISRHSSVEVIDICEIDKMVIDVSKKFFPELAVGFEDPRVQLHIGDAVEFLQQSPEGKYDAIIVDSSDPVGPAQALVEKPFFETLARALKPGGVLCNMAESMWLHTHLIEDMISVCRQTFKNVQYAWSSVPTYPR
- the LOC103844792 gene encoding spermine synthase isoform X1 — protein: MEGDGVKGLVCQKIMDGNASNGNGVEKTVPSCCLKAMSCLPEEDAKCHSTVVSGWFSEPPHLRSGKRGKAVYFNNPMWPGEAHSLKVEKVLFKDKSDYQEVLVFESATYGKVLVLDGILQLTEKDEFAYQEMIAHLPLCSTPSPKNVLVVGGGDGGVLREISRHSSVEVIDICEIDKMVIDVSKKFFPELAVGFEDPRVQLHIGDAVEFLQQSPEGKYDAIIVDSSDPVGPAQALVEKPFFETLARALKPGGVLCNMAESMWLHTHLIEDMISVCRQTFKNVQYAWSSVPTYPSGVIGFILCSTDGPAVDFKNPINPIEKLDGAMTYKREMKFYNSDMHRAAFALPTFLRREVASLLSSSS
- the LOC103844791 gene encoding cyclic nucleotide-gated ion channel 1 isoform X5 encodes the protein MSEVLHSSHKEGYTTISCASTNSPTMNFRPDKSVRFHDWKSDKASDVEYSEVPDGLYRRAISSISDKFHRSSLRIKMLRTSYSFKETVSKGIVSTHEILDPQGTFLQKWNKIFVLACIIAVSVDPLFFYVPVLDKANNCLDVDKKMQTTASVLRSVTDIFYAIHMVFQFRTGFIAPSSRVFGRGVLVEDRRKIAKRYLSSHFIIDILAVLPLPQMVISIIIPRMREPKTLHTKNMLKFIVFFQYIPRFMRIYPLYKQVTRTSGILTETAWAGAAFNLFLYMLASHVFGAFWYLFSIERKTVCWKQAWNRAGRSKCDMRSLYCAREHYGNNTFLNGSCPVLKPNATCFEFGIFLGALESGVVESHDFPQKFFYCFWWGLQNLSSLGQNLKTSTYIWENCFAVFISISGLVLFSFLIGNMQTYLQSTTTRLEEMRVKRRDAEQWMSHRLLPDNLRKRIRRYEQYKWQETRGVNEENLLSNLPKDLRRDIKRHLCLALVMRVPMFEQMDEQLLDALCDRLQPVLYTEESYIVREGDPVDEMLFIMRGKLLTMTTNGGRTGFFNSEHLGAGDFCGEELLTWALDPHTSTNLPISTRTVQALVEVEAFALKADNLKFVASQFRRLHSKQLRHTFRFYSQQWRTWAACFIQAAWRRHVKKRLEESLREEENRLQDALAKQACGSSPSFGATMYASRFAANILRTIRRSGSVRKPRMLERMPPMLLLQKPAEPDFNSDDYMRIVPIYKNRSL
- the LOC103844791 gene encoding cyclic nucleotide-gated ion channel 1 isoform X3, encoding MIFCTKIQCYSIILIVRVTHKLFMFGPKSIKELQRYKEEISNKVPFSSHKGFASKFHHQSAGFKSDFFFQFLETQNACPSTVRFLLKEIEVLHSSHKEGYTTISCASTNSPTMNFRPDKSVRFHDWKSDKASDVEYSEVPDGLYRRAISSISDKFHRSSLRIKMLRTSYSFKETVSKGIVSTHEILDPQGTFLQKWNKIFVLACIIAVSVDPLFFYVPVLDKANNCLDVDKKMQTTASVLRSVTDIFYAIHMVFQFRTGFIAPSSRVFGRGVLVEDRRKIAKRYLSSHFIIDILAVLPLPQMVISIIIPRMREPKTLHTKNMLKFIVFFQYIPRFMRIYPLYKQVTRTSGILTETAWAGAAFNLFLYMLASHVFGAFWYLFSIERKTVCWKQAWNRAGRSKCDMRSLYCAREHYGNNTFLNGSCPVLKPNATCFEFGIFLGALESGVVESHDFPQKFFYCFWWGLQNLSSLGQNLKTSTYIWENCFAVFISISGLVLFSFLIGNMQTYLQSTTTRLEEMRVKRRDAEQWMSHRLLPDNLRKRIRRYEQYKWQETRGVNEENLLSNLPKDLRRDIKRHLCLALVMRVPMFEQMDEQLLDALCDRLQPVLYTEESYIVREGDPVDEMLFIMRGKLLTMTTNGGRTGFFNSEHLGAGDFCGEELLTWALDPHTSTNLPISTRTVQALVEVEAFALKADNLKFVASQFRRLHSKQLRHTFRFYSQQWRTWAACFIQAAWRRHVKKRLEESLREEENRLQDALAKQACGSSPSFGATMYASRFAANILRTIRRSGSVRKPRMLERMPPMLLLQKPAEPDFNSDDYMRIVPIYKNRSL
- the LOC103844791 gene encoding cyclic nucleotide-gated ion channel 1 isoform X1, translating into MIFCTKIQCYSIILIVRVTHKLFMFGPKSIKELQRYKEEISNKVPFSSHKGFASKFHHQSAGFKSDFFFQFLETQNACPSTVRFLLKEIESVKILSTTCSSLHKNMKFRLTSLTLSSCGSRVLHSSHKEGYTTISCASTNSPTMNFRPDKSVRFHDWKSDKASDVEYSEVPDGLYRRAISSISDKFHRSSLRIKMLRTSYSFKETVSKGIVSTHEILDPQGTFLQKWNKIFVLACIIAVSVDPLFFYVPVLDKANNCLDVDKKMQTTASVLRSVTDIFYAIHMVFQFRTGFIAPSSRVFGRGVLVEDRRKIAKRYLSSHFIIDILAVLPLPQMVISIIIPRMREPKTLHTKNMLKFIVFFQYIPRFMRIYPLYKQVTRTSGILTETAWAGAAFNLFLYMLASHVFGAFWYLFSIERKTVCWKQAWNRAGRSKCDMRSLYCAREHYGNNTFLNGSCPVLKPNATCFEFGIFLGALESGVVESHDFPQKFFYCFWWGLQNLSSLGQNLKTSTYIWENCFAVFISISGLVLFSFLIGNMQTYLQSTTTRLEEMRVKRRDAEQWMSHRLLPDNLRKRIRRYEQYKWQETRGVNEENLLSNLPKDLRRDIKRHLCLALVMRVPMFEQMDEQLLDALCDRLQPVLYTEESYIVREGDPVDEMLFIMRGKLLTMTTNGGRTGFFNSEHLGAGDFCGEELLTWALDPHTSTNLPISTRTVQALVEVEAFALKADNLKFVASQFRRLHSKQLRHTFRFYSQQWRTWAACFIQAAWRRHVKKRLEESLREEENRLQDALAKQACGSSPSFGATMYASRFAANILRTIRRSGSVRKPRMLERMPPMLLLQKPAEPDFNSDDYMRIVPIYKNRSL
- the LOC103844791 gene encoding cyclic nucleotide-gated ion channel 1 isoform X2, which encodes MIFCTKIQCYSIILIVRVTHKLFMFGPKSIKELQRYKEEISNKVPFSSHKGFASKFHHQSVSSSSSSIFSFSEKTKQRFVSSSFGRRVLKVIFFFNSSKPKTHVRVRVLHSSHKEGYTTISCASTNSPTMNFRPDKSVRFHDWKSDKASDVEYSEVPDGLYRRAISSISDKFHRSSLRIKMLRTSYSFKETVSKGIVSTHEILDPQGTFLQKWNKIFVLACIIAVSVDPLFFYVPVLDKANNCLDVDKKMQTTASVLRSVTDIFYAIHMVFQFRTGFIAPSSRVFGRGVLVEDRRKIAKRYLSSHFIIDILAVLPLPQMVISIIIPRMREPKTLHTKNMLKFIVFFQYIPRFMRIYPLYKQVTRTSGILTETAWAGAAFNLFLYMLASHVFGAFWYLFSIERKTVCWKQAWNRAGRSKCDMRSLYCAREHYGNNTFLNGSCPVLKPNATCFEFGIFLGALESGVVESHDFPQKFFYCFWWGLQNLSSLGQNLKTSTYIWENCFAVFISISGLVLFSFLIGNMQTYLQSTTTRLEEMRVKRRDAEQWMSHRLLPDNLRKRIRRYEQYKWQETRGVNEENLLSNLPKDLRRDIKRHLCLALVMRVPMFEQMDEQLLDALCDRLQPVLYTEESYIVREGDPVDEMLFIMRGKLLTMTTNGGRTGFFNSEHLGAGDFCGEELLTWALDPHTSTNLPISTRTVQALVEVEAFALKADNLKFVASQFRRLHSKQLRHTFRFYSQQWRTWAACFIQAAWRRHVKKRLEESLREEENRLQDALAKQACGSSPSFGATMYASRFAANILRTIRRSGSVRKPRMLERMPPMLLLQKPAEPDFNSDDYMRIVPIYKNRSL
- the LOC103844791 gene encoding cyclic nucleotide-gated ion channel 1 isoform X4, with protein sequence MIFCTKIQCYSIILIVRVTHKLFMFGPKSIKELQRYKEEISNKVPFSSHKGFASKFHHQRVLKVIFFFNSSKPKTHVRVRVLHSSHKEGYTTISCASTNSPTMNFRPDKSVRFHDWKSDKASDVEYSEVPDGLYRRAISSISDKFHRSSLRIKMLRTSYSFKETVSKGIVSTHEILDPQGTFLQKWNKIFVLACIIAVSVDPLFFYVPVLDKANNCLDVDKKMQTTASVLRSVTDIFYAIHMVFQFRTGFIAPSSRVFGRGVLVEDRRKIAKRYLSSHFIIDILAVLPLPQMVISIIIPRMREPKTLHTKNMLKFIVFFQYIPRFMRIYPLYKQVTRTSGILTETAWAGAAFNLFLYMLASHVFGAFWYLFSIERKTVCWKQAWNRAGRSKCDMRSLYCAREHYGNNTFLNGSCPVLKPNATCFEFGIFLGALESGVVESHDFPQKFFYCFWWGLQNLSSLGQNLKTSTYIWENCFAVFISISGLVLFSFLIGNMQTYLQSTTTRLEEMRVKRRDAEQWMSHRLLPDNLRKRIRRYEQYKWQETRGVNEENLLSNLPKDLRRDIKRHLCLALVMRVPMFEQMDEQLLDALCDRLQPVLYTEESYIVREGDPVDEMLFIMRGKLLTMTTNGGRTGFFNSEHLGAGDFCGEELLTWALDPHTSTNLPISTRTVQALVEVEAFALKADNLKFVASQFRRLHSKQLRHTFRFYSQQWRTWAACFIQAAWRRHVKKRLEESLREEENRLQDALAKQACGSSPSFGATMYASRFAANILRTIRRSGSVRKPRMLERMPPMLLLQKPAEPDFNSDDYMRIVPIYKNRSL
- the LOC103844791 gene encoding cyclic nucleotide-gated ion channel 1 isoform X6, encoding MNFRPDKSVRFHDWKSDKASDVEYSEVPDGLYRRAISSISDKFHRSSLRIKMLRTSYSFKETVSKGIVSTHEILDPQGTFLQKWNKIFVLACIIAVSVDPLFFYVPVLDKANNCLDVDKKMQTTASVLRSVTDIFYAIHMVFQFRTGFIAPSSRVFGRGVLVEDRRKIAKRYLSSHFIIDILAVLPLPQMVISIIIPRMREPKTLHTKNMLKFIVFFQYIPRFMRIYPLYKQVTRTSGILTETAWAGAAFNLFLYMLASHVFGAFWYLFSIERKTVCWKQAWNRAGRSKCDMRSLYCAREHYGNNTFLNGSCPVLKPNATCFEFGIFLGALESGVVESHDFPQKFFYCFWWGLQNLSSLGQNLKTSTYIWENCFAVFISISGLVLFSFLIGNMQTYLQSTTTRLEEMRVKRRDAEQWMSHRLLPDNLRKRIRRYEQYKWQETRGVNEENLLSNLPKDLRRDIKRHLCLALVMRVPMFEQMDEQLLDALCDRLQPVLYTEESYIVREGDPVDEMLFIMRGKLLTMTTNGGRTGFFNSEHLGAGDFCGEELLTWALDPHTSTNLPISTRTVQALVEVEAFALKADNLKFVASQFRRLHSKQLRHTFRFYSQQWRTWAACFIQAAWRRHVKKRLEESLREEENRLQDALAKQACGSSPSFGATMYASRFAANILRTIRRSGSVRKPRMLERMPPMLLLQKPAEPDFNSDDYMRIVPIYKNRSL